In Leishmania panamensis strain MHOM/PA/94/PSC-1 chromosome 6 sequence, the following proteins share a genomic window:
- a CDS encoding glucosamine-fructose-6-phosphate aminotransferase, putative (TriTrypDB/GeneDB-style sysID: LpmP.06.0920) gives MCGIWGYVNHNVQRTVEQILDVLIRGIQKVEYRGYDSAGLAIDAGIGSENDGGAAASAPTPRPCVVRSVGNVSQLREKVFSRAVAATLPPMDAKTSHHIGIAHTRWATHGDVCERNCHPQQSNNGEFTIVHNGIVANYATLKELLKAEGYAFFSDTDTEVISILSEYLYTRKGIHNLVDLTLELSRLVEGSYALLIKSIYFPGQIAASRKGSPLMVGIRQTDDYGCVMKVNTHDLLDLWKSHELFFASDWSSFVEYTNNIVHLEDDDVAHYCDGTLRFYKAEGLSSSTVKREVQYLDAKPESLSKGNYPHFMLKEIYEQTESVISSIHGRIDFSSGTVRLSGFTPQSIRAILTSRRILFIACGTSLNSCLAVRLLFEELVPLPISVENATDFLDRKPPIQRDDVCFFVSQSGETADTLLALRLCCEAGAVCVGITNAVDSSISRLTHYCIPLNAGVEVSVASTKAYTSQVVVLTLVALLLSDDSVRLQERRQEVMRGLAELPVKISEALKITHDSVKALAARLKESSSILVLGRGYDLATAMEAALKVKEVSYVHTEGINSGELKHGPLALIDETVPVLAMCTNNRHFHLSKTAVQQVSARKGAVVVFATEADAELKAAAREIILIPNTVDCLQCVVNIIPFQLLAYYMALLRGNNVDYPRNLAKSVTVQ, from the coding sequence ATGTGCGGTATTTGGGGCTATGTTAACCACAATGTGCAACGCACAGTGGAGCAGATCTTGGACGTGCTCATCCGCGGTATTCAGAAGGTGGAGTACCGCGGCTATGACAGCGCAGGCCTGGCCATCGACGCAGGCATCGGGAGTGAAaacgatggcggcgccgccgccagtgcgCCGACACCGCGCCCTTGTGTGGTACGCAGCGTCGGAAACGTCAGCCAGCTCCGTGAGAAAGTGTTCAGTCGGGCCGTCGCCGCGACGCTGCCACCGATGGACGCGAAGACAAGCCACCACATCGGCATTGCGCACACACGGTGGGCCACGCACGGCGATGTGTGCGAACGAAACTGCCACCCGCAGCAGAGCAACAATGGCGAGTTCACCATCGTTCACAACGGCATCGTCGCCAACTACGCCACGCTGAAGGAACTTCTCAAGGCGGAGGGCTacgccttcttctccgaCACGGACACGGAGGTCATTAGCATTCTTTCCGAGTACCTGTACACGCGCAAGGGTATCCACAACCTTGTTGATCTGACACTGGAGCTGTCGCGCCTGGTGGAGGGCAGCTACGCGTTGCTCATTAAGAGCATCTACTTTCCTGGTCAAATAGCGGCAAGCCGCAAGGGGTCGCCGCTGATGGTAGGGATCCGGCAGACAGACGACTACGGCTGCGTGATGAAGGTGAACACTCACGACCTTCTCGATCTATGGAAGTCGCACgagctcttcttcgcctccgaCTGGAGCTCTTTCGTCGAGTACACGAACAACATTGTGCACCTCGAGGATGACGACGTTGCTCACTACTGCGACGGCACCCTTCGCTTTTACAAGGCAGAGGGGCTCAGTAGTTCGACCGTCAAGCGCGAGGTTCAGTACTTGGATGCGAAGCCGGAGAGCCTGTCTAAGGGAAACTACCCGCACTTCATGTTGAAGGAGATCTACGAGCAGACGGAGTCCGTCATCAGCTCCATACACGGCCGAATCGACTTCAGCAGTGGGACAGTGCGACTCAGCGGCTTCACCCCGCAGAGCATCCGCGCTATCCTCACCAGTCGCCGCATCCTCTTCATCGCCTGTGGCACCTCGCTCAATAGCTGCCTCGCTGTTCGGCTGCTCTTCGAGGAGCTCGTGCCGCTGCCCATCTCGGTTGAGAATGCCACCGACTTCCTCGATCGCAAGCCGCCAATCCAGCGGGACGACGTGTGCTTCTTCGTCTCGCAGTCCGGCGAGACGGCCGACACGCTGCTGGCACTGAGGCTTTGCTGCGAGGCGGGCGCGGTGTGCGTTGGCATAACGAATGCCGTCGACTCTAGCATCAGTCGGCTGACGCACTACTGCATCCCCCTGAACGCTGGTGTCGAGGTCAGTGTTGCGTCGACGAAGGCGTACACGTCACAGGTTGTCGTGCTgacgctggtggcgctgctgctcagcgacgactcggtgcggctgcaggagcgccgccaGGAAGTCATGCGCGGACTGGCCGAGCTGCCTGTAAAGATCTCTGAGGCGCTCAAGATCACCCACGACTCCGTgaaggcgctggcggcgcgccTGAAGGAGAGTAGCTCCATCCTTGTGCTCGGTCGCGGTTACGACCTGGCCACcgcgatggaggcggcgctgaaggtgaaggaggtgagTTATGTCCACACGGAAGGCATCAACAGTGGCGAACTCAAACATGGGCCGCTCGCACTAATTGACGAGACAGTGCCGGTGCTGGCGATGTGCACCAACAACCGACACTTCCACCTGAGCAAGACGGCCGTGCAGCAGGTGAGCGCTCGCAaaggcgccgtcgtcgtctttgcGACCGAGGCAGACGCTGAGCTGAAGGCGGCCGCGCGGGAGATTATTCTCATTCCGAACACGGTGGACTGCCTTCAATGCGTCGTGAACATTATTCCGTTTCAGCTGCTGGCCTACTAtatggcgctgctgcgcggcaatAACGTCGACTACCCGCGTAACTTGGCCAAGAGCGTCACGGTGCAGTAG
- the MOB1 gene encoding cell cycle associated protein MOB1, putative (TriTrypDB/GeneDB-style sysID: LpmP.06.0930), protein MKLFGSSLFDSDKTYRPKKKHKEGTERYRLHNFARSLVKSGDLRQAVQLPPGVDLSHWLSVHTVDFYNITNVIYGSLTDYCSDVICPVMSSGPRYEYLWRNPPEYPKATRVSAPQYLDLLMKWIERQINDERIFPSEDYNPYPADFKNYVKNIFRRMFRVYAHIYYSHFTKIAELQEEAHMNTAFKHFMYFVWEFDLIPREELTPLQELLKNLMGDYAKERLE, encoded by the coding sequence ATGAAGCTGTTTGGGAGCTCCCTCTTTGACTCGGACAAGACGTACCGAccgaagaagaagcacaaGGAGGGGACGGAGCGGTACCGACTGCACAACTTTGCCCGCTCGCTCGTCAAGTCAGGTGACCTACGGCAGGCGGTCCAACTACCCCCCGGCGTCGACCTGAGCCACTGGCTCTCGGTCCACACAGTCGATTTCTACAACATTACCAACGTCATCTACGGCTCACTGACAGACTACTGCAGCGATGTGATCTGTCCAGTGATGTCTTCCGGGCCGCGCTACGAGTACCTGTGGCGCAACCCGCCCGAGTACCCCAAAGCGACGCGGGTGTCGGCGCCACAGTACCTCGATTTGCTCATGAAGTGGATTGAGCGGCAGATCAACGACGAGCGCATTTTCCCGTCGGAGGACTACAACCCGTACCCAGCCGACTTCAAGAATTATGTGAAGAACATCTTCCGCCGCATGTTTCGCGTCTACGCGCACATTTATTACTCACACTTCACGAAGatcgcggagctgcaggaggaggcacacatGAACACTGCCTTCAAGCACTTCATGTACTTTGTGTGGGAGTTCGACCTTATCCCGCGTGAGGAgctgacgccgctgcaggagttGTTGAAGAACCTCATGGGTGACTACGCAAAGGAGCGGCTGGAGTAG
- a CDS encoding hypothetical protein (TriTrypDB/GeneDB-style sysID: LpmP.06.0940) — translation MQESDSGEQIQILMRVNEYVLEHRQAYRALSLDEQRRRGPLLLEDLLTFVMSSLLREAESREGDEDDADVHGYGRLSGVGHPRTSTQIASGAHTLAAITSSINSLPFALRDVPALAHVAALQLRLTSSVMAAISTRAIVTVHELEEWVCAQEGVEHFAELGLGVGLQVLPVVQEYFQLRANSVVFPVRARDVIAFLLNDAAARDVLLYGGGDTRDLLNRFTAFYERHLLDGASSSSAPAAVRERKRLANVRQLGIHVQDYAALLASLTQELASAHQLEQQQYRQWMESCIAAATAITQGTNAKDTAVVVTGSGGGEGALVRDASFEAAARWERNRTLYERVLQSLDSACAHAELLDSMRRTREKAVCASLAGGAGATPCITSAGARAMNFAVTVTEAEARSYSLPLSLWRTVPLDGEACSSLAGDKGGGGGVELRFHVGFLTTAEVSQAAHGPASGSTTSTTLRMAPLPSQWTSSAVKGEEETPSQRVSNSDTSEVPPPPSTVHRRRGTVVCDTQSVISVGSLAVAAADAATAAETWRVASLNVAPALMSGTTTTSTATPTSAASLLSSLLKPAGSLGLAATSSVNTADATSSLSLQSTATAAESAPRVRDTPFTTEVVGSSVEVSTEPTTPLERLGDLLTQHRQSSALEKERGASVGEQAMISSTDDTWLDLVVAVFETFTAGDVVPMQLLCEAWATCMDCQSPGPSSLSSHSASAQGSTPGRYAHRRCIPLFHPFAASFSSSSGSTVPLSRLASLRRHFGTGGTSGASPAATSPTTRAGDGAAGETREILYMATPVEVCWFSWWGPALSDAHDSHEAAILTCACLERHYSSSLQSTFCGLLGVRAEPTVAAWCTTAAACARRLCPAATLKPSFTDAYVESFVRCVDADVAARVAEEGAATALAPFLLRRQQRTAQAALHRVLAGLQESLGAASPWRAGLFPCDYAWRCGLDGLLYATPQWCGYGVVLLTASSPPLPTHTSVMERLSKGGSGNGTGVAPSLRVLCFSVHEPSWAVCAVLHYLGIRSLSQLAETRVSFRTTVATEAGGVLHDKIAAIAPYVQAFCRAYLPLWYGVVYEQLRERLRRLRVVLTATAGSGVLAASTLPVQTVCLHLNGHVYAHKRQIPLAYIAAHNVIYGAAEATPVPMLAEALLPLFMPVGMSAEADVRQLRDVIMRLLGALSSLDSSVEWCDGADTSPQQQQWRREQVEHVLRPIAERYGLTAFTGISREAPLLASRASSSTEAAALVDTNAQDAEAEVPFTLSSCASIRYMPTYPPGTDALRQPRRRDRSHVGNPADQAPGTQTLTQASARELVAHAKPFSPQTAPRCRGGGGLVQRFGVNGRLRVTLSVGGSTAVVTSMPSWNNFPMELDLDAVVAASVVAEAADGGRRGADVAATACGHQQGDDADGDNSSVTSGSGGVGGREEEEQESFLTFQYHRRSSTASSALQGTGGGVRFRKRSRSGNVDPTGHTRGHLRHDPAGRDVRSAGMWLRPPAASAVVGAGGDTPDYAVAAERYVYELLREEYATQAQQGGVRVIWVNEHCEAGSPFDILVIQPRRLSSTSSTSSAVYNNHWDVVQYVEVKSTCTAARQDFEMSMAELLFAARFGASYCVYRVFGASTNALRRMRHRIYTDIVNLWYKAQLTITSDIRVTPST, via the coding sequence ATGCAGGAGTCCGACAGCGGTGAGCAGATTCAAATTCTGATGCGCGTCAATGAATACGTGCTGGAGCACCGACAGGCGTACAGGGCCCTGTCACTGGACGAGCAGCGTCGACGTGGTCCGCTCCTGCTAGAGGACTTGCTAACGTTTGTCATGAGCTCCCTCCTTcgagaggcggagagcagagagggggacgagGATGATGCAGATGTGCATGGGTATGGACGACTCAGTGGCGTGGGACATCCAAGGACGTCTACGCAGATTGCCAGCGGGGCCCATACCTTGGCGGCCATCACCTCGTCGATAAACTCGCTGCCGTTTGCGCTCCGCGATGTTCCTGCCCTTGCCCacgtggcagcgctgcagctgagacTGACATCCTCGGTCATGGCAGCCATCAGCACTCGCGCCATCGTAACGGTTCACGAGCTGGAGGAGTGGGTCTGTGCTCAGGAGGGAGTGGAGCACTTTGCTGAGCTCGGGCTCGGCGTTGGATTGCAGGTGTTGCCGGTCGTCCAGGAGTATTTCCAGCTGCGCGCGAACTCCGTCGTGTTCCCGGTGCGGGCTCGAGACGTGATCGCGTTTCTGCTGAACGATGCCGCGGCGAGGGATGTGTTGCTctacggtggtggcgacacCCGCGACTTGCTCAACCGCTTCACCGCCTTCTATGAGCGGCATCTACTTGACGGCGCGTCGTCATCTTccgcgcctgcagcggtgcgtgaGCGGAAGCGTTTGGCAAACGTGCGGCAGCTCGGCATACATGTCCAGGATTACGCCGCACTGCTTGCGTCGCTAACGCAGGAGCTGGCGAGTGCACACCagcttgagcagcagcagtaccggCAGTGGATGGAGAGCTGcatcgccgcggcgacaGCCATCACACAAGGCACCAATGCCAAAGACACAGCGGTAGTAGTGACtggaagcggcggtggtgaaggTGCGCTTGTAAGAGACGCGTCGTTCGAGGCAGCAGCTCGATGGGAGCGCAACCGGACACTGTACGAGCGTGTACTGCAGTCCCTCGACTCAGCCTGCGCGCACGCGGAGCTTCTCGACAGCATGCGTCGCACACGTGAGAAGGCTGTCTGCGCCAGTCTCgccggtggcgcaggtgccaCGCCATGCATCACGTCTGCAGGCGCCCGTGCCATGAATTTTGCTGTCACGGTCACAGAGGCCGAGGCGCGCTCCTAcagcctccctctctcgctgtggcGCACGGTACCCCTAGATGGTGAAGCGTGCAGCTCGCTGGCAGGTgacaaggggggaggaggaggggttgaGCTGCGCTTCCATGTGGGTTTCTTGACCACAGCAGAGGTGAGCCAAGCAGCGCACGGGCCTGCATCTGGGAGCACCACATCGACAACCCTGCGCATGgctcctctgccttctcaGTGGACCTCAAGTGCGGtgaagggcgaggaggagacaccTAGTCAGCGCGTTTCCAACAGCGACACGAGTGAAgtaccgccgccaccatcgaCAGTACATCGGCGACGTGGGACTGTCGTCTGCGACACGCAGTCCGTCATCTCCGTGGGGTCActcgccgttgctgctgctgatgctgctacGGCAGCGGAGACGTGGCGGGTGGCCTCACTGAATGTTGCGCCTGCTCTCATGAGCGGCACCACGACCACTTCAACTGCAACGCCAACATCAGCCGCCTCGTTGCTGTCCTCGCTCCTGAAACCGGCTGGATCCCTCGGCCTTGCTGCAACGAGCAGCGTCAACACCGCCGACGCAACGTCGAGCTTATCTCTACAGAGtaccgccactgctgccgagaGCGCACCAAGAGTGAGGGACACGCCATTCACTACCGAGGTGGTTGGAAGCTCTGTGGAGGTGTCCACTGAGCCCACGACACCGCTGGAGAGGCTTGGCGACCTCCTGACCCAGCACCGGCAGTCAAGTGCCCTGGAGAAGGAACGAGGCGCTTCTGTGGGCGAACAAGCGATGATCTCCAGCACAGACGACACGTGGTTGGACCTCGTGGTCGCGGTGTTCGAGACCTTCACAGCCGGCGATGTAGTTCccatgcagctgctgtgtgaAGCATGGGCGACATGCATGGACTGCCAAAGTCCAGGACCCtcatcgctgtcgtcgcaCTCAGCCAGTGCACAGGGAAGCACGCCAGGCCGCTATGCACATCGTCGTTGCATTCCTCTTTTCCACCCCTTCGCAGCCtcgttcagcagcagcagcggcagtaccGTACCCCTTAGCCGGctcgcgtcgctgcggcggcactttggcacaggcggcaccagcggcgcGTCACCGGCTGCTACCTCCCCAACTACCAGGGCAGGGGATGGTGCGGCCGGGGAGACGAGGGAGATACTGTACATGGCGACGCCGGTGGAGGTGTGCTGGTTTTCGTGGTGGGGGCCAGCGCTGTCTGATGCGCACGACTCACATGAAGCGGCGATTCTCACCTGCGCCTGCTTAGAGCGCCATTACTCCTCATCACTGCAAAGCACATTTTGCGGCCTTCTCGGTGTGCGTGCCGAACCTACTGTTGCGGCGTGGTGCACGACAGCAGCCGCCTGTGCTCGTCGACTGTGCCCTGCTGCGACCTTGAAGCCGTCATTCACCGATGCGTATGTGGAGTCGTTTGTGCGCTGCGTGGACGCGGATGTCGCGGCGCgtgtggcagaggagggggcggcgacggcgttggcgcctttcctcctccggcgACAGCAACGGACGGCGCAGGCGGCCCTTCACAGGGTGCTGGCCGGTCTCCAGGAGTCGCTGGGGGCAGCGTCACCGTGGCGGGCTGGACTGTTTCCGTGTGACTATGCCTGGCGTTGCGGCCTCGATGGGTTGCTCTACGCAACGCCTCAGTGGTGCGGCTACGGCGTGGTTTTGCTCACCGCTTCGTCGCCGCCTTTGCCTACGCATACCTCGGTAATGGAGCGTCTCTCCaagggtggcagcggcaacggtaCTGGCGTCGCTCCCTCGCTGCGTGTTCTGTGCTTCAGTGTGCATGAGCCATCgtgggcggtgtgtgcggtgctgcactaTCTCGGtattcgctctctctcgcagctgGCCGAGACGCGTGTCAGCTTCCGgaccaccgtcgccaccgagGCCGGCGGCGTGCTGCACGACAAGATCGCCGCCATTGCACCCTACGTGCAGGCCTTCTGCCGCGCTTATCTCCCTCTGTGGTACGGTGTCGTGtacgagcagctgcgcgagcgacTCCGGCGACTGCGAGTGGTGTTGACCGCTACGGCCGGTTCGGGCGTGCTGGCCGCGTCCACTTTGCCAGTGCAGACGGTTTGCCTACACCTGAACGGTCACGTGTACGCGCATAAGCGACAGATTCCGCTGGCGTACATTGCTGCGCACAACGTCATctacggcgctgctgaggcaaCCCCCGTCCCGATGCTCGCCGAGGCACTTCTGCCGCTGTTCATGCCAGTTGGTATGTCCGCAGAGGCCGATGTTCGACAGCTCCGGGACGTGATCATGCGCCTCCTCGGTGCCCTGTCCTCGCTCGACAGCTCTGTCGAGTGgtgcgacggcgccgacacctccccgcagcagcagcagtggcggcgtgAGCAGGTCGAGCACGTGCTGCGGCCTATTGCCGAACGTTACGGCCTAACTGCCTTTACCGGTATCTCAAGGGAAGCACCACTGCTCGCATCTCGAGCGTCGTCCAGTACGGAGGCCGCCGCACTGGTCGACACCAATGCTCAAGATGCTGAGGCAGAGGTTCCCTTCACCCTCTCGTCGTGCGCCTCCATAAGGTACATGCCGACCTATCCACCCGGCACCGACGCCCTGCGTCAACCACGCAGGCGGGACCGATCGCACGTGGGGAATCCAGCTGACCAAGCGCCAGGCACACAGACGCTTACTCAGGCAAGCGCGCGTGAGCTCGTAGCGCATGCCAAGCCCTTCTCGCCACAAACTGCCCCTCGCTGcaggggcggcggtggcctcgTGCAACGGTTTGGTGTGAACGGGCGGCTTCGCGTCACCCTCTCTgtcggcggcagcacggCGGTCGTGACATCTATGCCTTCTTGGAACAACTTTCCTATGGAGCTCGACCTGGACGCTGTCGTGGCAGCAAGCGTCGTTGCCGAGGCTGCTGATGGGGGTCGTCGCGGAGCTGACGTGGCCGCTACAGCGTGCGGCCATCAACAGGGAgacgacgccgacggcgaCAACAGCAGTGTGACGTCAGGTAGTGGGGGTGTGGGAggcagggaagaagaggagcaggagTCATTCCTCACGTTCCAGTACCAccgcaggagcagcaccgcctccagcgcgctTCAGGGCACCGGAGGCGGTGTGCGGTTCCGTAAGCGGTCGCGCAGCGGTAATGTCGATCCTACTGGGCACACGAGAGGGCATCTCCGCCATGACCCTGCTGGACGTGATGTGCGCTCTGCCGGGATGTGGCTTCGACCGCCTGCTGCGTCTGCTGTGgtcggcgccggtggcgacACTCCGGACTACGCGGTCGCGGCAGAGCGCTATGTTTACGAGCTGCTTCGCGAGGAGTACGCCACGCAAGCGCAGCAGggcggtgtgcgcgtgaTCTGGGTGAATGAGCACTGCGAGGCCGGCTCACCCTTTGATATCCTTGTCATCCAGCCGCGACGgctgagcagcaccagcagcaccagcagcgccgtctaTAACAACCACTGGGATGTAGTGCAGTACGTGGAGGTGAAGTCCACCTGCACGGCCGCTCGGCAGGACTTCGAGATGTcgatggcggagctgctcttCGCCGCGCGCTTCGGCGCCTCGTACTGCGTCTACCGTGTCTTTGGCGCCTCGACGAACGCGCTGCGTCGAATGCGGCATCGCATCTACACTGACATCGTGAACCTGTGGTATAAGGCGCAGCTGACCATCACCTCGGACATCCGTGTCACGCCGTCCACGTAA